The Takifugu rubripes chromosome 7, fTakRub1.2, whole genome shotgun sequence genome has a segment encoding these proteins:
- the tlr21 gene encoding toll-like receptor 21 isoform X1, with product MFLFYSQGLFYRWNKKLTGGKCHKKYAVDTGYSLILNIGGFLFSIFKQAAKALSNTSCGRRRNKMWSLSFPLLSVTVLLCATRLVGGYSFHNCIEFSKGKTFKCIHRNQYILGDIIKDLPHSTLDLTIAVNPVSHIPDRSFIHLRNLQQLRLDHNHLGVIDQFAFQGLHQLKSLNLSFNYIPELSTSVFDDLHNLTFLSLTNNSLKRLPHGIFSHLFNLNTLIIKQNYLTNFSEIAMAVSSLKNLTLLDLCFNRLTSLSHSNVSLPESLNRLYLCRNNLSTLGCEPSFLGSIEILDLSYNSELPTKALEGVNLRRINYLRLRSTKVNIVEFIQNSDIHAGHVDFTSTHLNTEAKLVELCKLLKRKLSRITKLTLVGNKIETLTANTLAHCPNITKTLDLSKVGQKKSDCLQFLKEQRQITTFIAEHNHYSSLPTCEDEDPFRQLEELRYRYNRILSVNSHAFHHTPNLKTLWLNINTIAFLHQKALSGLRQLSTLRLDNNLLSDLFADTFEDLFNLNILNLRNNRISVIFNNTFRNLKNLTTLDLGGNKITHFEPSGLCGLERLSKLYLDGNNLQTIDSSAYHIFQNTLTTLDLRQNMIHFEEDVNFSPFVNLTKLEDLKLDEQKPYGLHILPRTLFRGLYSLRSLYVKNNMISYLAADVFRDLKHLNFLSLDNCCVGPTHLPAGIFKDLTNLTILTVENMGIQNLSTEVFGNISQLKKIQLNHNVMQTFPVTVLQSLTKLQYLDIRNVPLSCTCENSLLRNWTVNNQKVQMIYLYSLPCPHDPKVKFFNFDTSVCNIDLGQYLFFCTAPWIFLFTVWPLLYVKLYWKIKYSYYVFRSWFSEQWRRLREKEENCKYDAFISYNSSDELWVMNELLPNLEGNGSSFKICLHHRDFEPGRYIIDNIVSAVYSSRKTICVVSRNFLSSEWCSLEIQLASYRLFDEHRDVLLLVLLEPISERQLSSYHRMRKVMLKKTYLQWPGSECTNPPQAQGLFWSQLRRAIGTTSRIETEEKGTRVANKEDADASDNHSITGFTTLQ from the exons atgtTCCTCTTTTACAGTCAGGGTTTATTTTATCGCTGGAACAAGAAGCTCACTGGAGGGAAATGTCACAAGAAATACGCCGTTGACACAG GTTACAGTCTCATACTGAACATTGGTGGATTTCTCTTTTCCATCTTTAAACAAGCAGCAAAAGCGTTGAGCAATACTTCCTGTGGACGACGTCGGAACAAAATGTGGAGTCTTAGTTTCCCGCTGTTGTCAGTCACAGTTCTTCTTTGTGCTACGCGGCTCGTCGGCGGCTACAGCTTCCACAACTGCATCGAATTTTCAAAAGGAAAGACGTTCAAATGCATCCATCGAAACCAATATATCCTTGGTGACATCATAAAAGACCTGCCTCACTCTACCCTCGACTTGACCATCGCCGTTAACCCCGTGTCGCACATTCCTGACAGGAGCTTCATTCATCTGCGGAACCTTCAACAACTCAGACTGGATCACAACCACCTGGGGGTCATCGATCAGTTTGCTTTCCAGGGGCTGCATCAACTCAAGTCTctaaatctgtccttcaactacATCCCAGAGCTCAGCACGTCTGTGTTCGACGACCTGCACAACTTAACCTTCCTGTCTTTGACAAACAACAGTTTAAAGCGTCTCCCTCACGGAATATTCAGTCATCTCTTTAATCTTAATACTTTAATCATAAAACAAAACTACCTAACAAACTTTTCTGAAATCGCCATGGCTGTGTCCTCTCTGAAGAATCTGACTTTGCTCGATCTCTGCTTTAACAGACTGACGTCACTCAGCCACTCGAACGTGTCTCTCCCCGAGTCTCTCAACAGGCTGTACTTATGCAGAAACAACCTCTCCACGCTGGGATGTGAGCCCAGCTTTCTTGGATCCATTGAGATCCTGGATTTGTCCTACAATTCTGAGCTGCCAACAAAAGCATTAGAAGGGGTGAATTTAAGAAGAATAAATTATCTGCGGTTGCGTTCCACGAAGGTCAACATAGTGGAGTTCATCCAAAACAGCGACATCCATGCGGGGCACGTTGATTTCACGAGCACACATCTAAACACCGAAGCCAAACTCGTCGAACTCTGcaagttgttaaaaagaaaGCTGAGCAGGATAACCAAACTGACCCTGGTTGGTAACAAGATTGAGACTCTAACGGCTAACACACTCGCCCACTGTCCCAATATCACAAAGACCTTGGATCTTTCCAAAGTTGGACAGAAAAAGTCTGATTGTCTTCAGTTTCTAAAGGAGCAGAGACAGATAACAACGTTTATCGCCGAGCATAACCACTACTCCTCCCTCCCGACCTGTGAAGATGAAGACCCCTTTAGGCAGCTTGAAGAGTTGAGGTACCGTTACAACAGAATCCTCTCTGTCAACTCTCACGCTTTCCATCACACACCAAATCTCAAAACACTCTGGCTCAACATAAATACCATCGCGTTTCTTCATCAAAAAGCTCTCAGCGGACTCCGGCAACTCTCTACTCTCCGTCTGGACAATAACCTCTTGAGCGATTTGTTCGCAGACACCTTTGAAGACCTCTTCAACCTCAACATCCTGAACCTCCGCAACAATCgaatttctgtcattttcaacaacacCTTCCGGAATCTCAAAAATCTGACTACTCTGGACCTCGGCGGCAACAAAATTACCCATTTTGAACCATCTGGTCTTTGTGGATTGGAACGTCTGTCCAAACTCTACCTTGATGGAAACAATCTACAAACAATAGACAGTTCCGCCTATCACATATTTCAAAACACACTCACTACTCTTGATTTACGACAAAACATGATTCATTTCGAGGAGGACGTGAACTTTTCTCCGTTTGTGAATCTAACAAAACTCGAGGACCTGAAGTTGGATGAGCAGAAGCCTTATGGCCTTCACATTTTACCCCGTACCTTGTTCCGGGGCCTATACTCCCTCAGGTCGCTGTATGTCAAAAACAACATGATCTCTTATCTTGCTGCTGATGTTTTCAGGGATCTGAAACACTTAAACTTCCTGTCACTGGACAACTGCTGTGTTGGCCCCACCCATTTGCCAGCAGGAATCTTTAAAGATCTGACAAACCTGACCATCCTGACTGTAGAAAACATGGGCATCCAGAACCTCTCTACTGAGGTTTTTGGGAACATTTCACAGCTAAAAAAGATTCAACTAAATCACAACGTAATGCAGACCTTTCCTGTCACTGTGCTGCAAAGTCTGACCAAGCTCCAGTACCTTGACATCCGCAACGTTCCTCTCAGCTGCACCTGTGAGAACAGCTTGTTGAGAAACTGGACCGTAAACAACCAGAAGGTCCAGATGATCTACCTGTACAGTCTGCCCTGCCCACATGATCCAAAAGTCAAATTCTTCAACTTTGACACCAGCGTTTGCAACATCGATCTTGGGCAGTACCTGTTCTTCTGCACGGCGCCGTGGATCTTTCTCTTCACAGTCTGGCCGTTGCTTTATGTTAAACTCTACTGGAAGATCAAGTACAGCTACTACGTGTTCCGCTCCTGGTTCAGTGAGCAGTGGCGCAGGCTCAGGGAGAAGGAAGAAAACTGCAAATACGATGCCTTCATTTCCTACAACTCCTCTGATGAGCTGTGGGTAATGAACGAGCTGCTGCCCAACCTTGAAGGAAATGGATCATCTTTTAAAATCTGCCTACACCACAGAGACTTTGAGCCGGGTCGTTACATCATCGACAACATCGTGTCTGCTGTGTACAGCAGCCGCAAAACCATTTGTGTGGTGAGCAGGAACTTCCTGAGCAGCGAATGGTGTTCTTTGGAGATTCAGCTGGCCAGCTACCGACTGTTCGATGAGCACCGGGACGTCCTCCTGCTTGTGCTCCTAGAGCCAATCTCAGAGAGGCAGCTGTCGTCTTATCACCGAATGAGGAAAGTAATGTTGAAAAAGACTTATCTGCAATGGCCTGGCTCTGAGTGCACCAACCCCCCGCAGGCACAGGGCCTGTTCTGGAGTCAGCTGCGCAGGGCGATAGGAACGACCAGCAGAATTGAAACTGAAGAAAAGGGGACACGTGTGGCTAATAAAGAGGACGCTGACGCATCAGACAATCAT AGTATCACAGGTTTTACGACCCTTCAGTAA
- the tlr21 gene encoding toll-like receptor 21 precursor (The RefSeq protein has 2 substitutions compared to this genomic sequence), whose product MWSLSFPLLSVTVLLCATRLVGGYSFHNCIEFSKGKTFKCIHRNQYILGDIIKDLPHSTLDLTIAVNPVSHIPDRSFIHLRNLQQLRLDHNHLGVIDQFAFQGLHQLKSLNLSFNYIPELSPSVFDGLHNLTFLSLTNNSLKRLPHGIFSHLFNLNTLIIKQNYLTNFSEIAMAVSSLKNLTLLDLCFNRLTSLSHSNVSLPESLNRLYLCRNNLSTLGCEPSFLGSIEILDLSYNSELPTKALEGVNLRRINYLRLRSTKVNIVEFIQNSDIHAGHVDFTSTHLNTEAKLVELCKLLKRKLSRITKLTLVGNKIETLTANTLAHCPNITKTLDLSKVGQKKSDCLQFLKEQRQITTFIAEHNHYSSLPTCEDEDPFRQLEELRYRYNRILSVNSHAFHHTPNLKTLWLNINTIAFLHQKALSGLRQLSTLRLDNNLLSDLFADTFEDLFNLNILNLRNNRISVIFNNTFRNLKNLTTLDLGGNKITHFEPSGLCGLERLSKLYLDGNNLQTIDSSAYHIFQNTLTTLDLRQNMIHFEEDVNFSPFVNLTKLEDLKLDEQKPYGLHILPRTLFRGLYSLRSLYVKNNMISYLAADVFRDLKHLNFLSLDNCCVGPTHLPAGIFKDLTNLTILTVENMGIQNLSTEVFGNISQLKKIQLNHNVMQTFPVTVLQSLTKLQYLDIRNVPLSCTCENSLLRNWTVNNQKVQMIYLYSLPCPHDPKVKFFNFDTSVCNIDLGQYLFFCTAPWIFLFTVWPLLYVKLYWKIKYSYYVFRSWFSEQWRRLREKEENCKYDAFISYNSSDELWVMNELLPNLEGNGSSFKICLHHRDFEPGRYIIDNIVSAVYSSRKTICVVSRNFLSSEWCSLEIQLASYRLFDEHRDVLLLVLLEPISERQLSSYHRMRKVMLKKTYLQWPGSECTNPPQAQGLFWSQLRRAIGTTSRIETEEKGTRVANKEDADASDNHV is encoded by the coding sequence ATGTGGAGTCTTAGTTTCCCGCTGTTGTCAGTCACAGTTCTTCTTTGTGCTACGCGGCTCGTCGGCGGCTACAGCTTCCACAACTGCATCGAATTTTCAAAAGGAAAGACGTTCAAATGCATCCATCGAAACCAATATATCCTTGGTGACATCATAAAAGACCTGCCTCACTCTACCCTCGACTTGACCATCGCCGTTAACCCCGTGTCGCACATTCCTGACAGGAGCTTCATTCATCTGCGGAACCTTCAACAACTCAGACTGGATCACAACCACCTGGGGGTCATCGATCAGTTTGCTTTCCAGGGGCTGCATCAACTCAAGTCTctaaatctgtccttcaactacATCCCAGAGCTCAGCACGTCTGTGTTCGACGACCTGCACAACTTAACCTTCCTGTCTTTGACAAACAACAGTTTAAAGCGTCTCCCTCACGGAATATTCAGTCATCTCTTTAATCTTAATACTTTAATCATAAAACAAAACTACCTAACAAACTTTTCTGAAATCGCCATGGCTGTGTCCTCTCTGAAGAATCTGACTTTGCTCGATCTCTGCTTTAACAGACTGACGTCACTCAGCCACTCGAACGTGTCTCTCCCCGAGTCTCTCAACAGGCTGTACTTATGCAGAAACAACCTCTCCACGCTGGGATGTGAGCCCAGCTTTCTTGGATCCATTGAGATCCTGGATTTGTCCTACAATTCTGAGCTGCCAACAAAAGCATTAGAAGGGGTGAATTTAAGAAGAATAAATTATCTGCGGTTGCGTTCCACGAAGGTCAACATAGTGGAGTTCATCCAAAACAGCGACATCCATGCGGGGCACGTTGATTTCACGAGCACACATCTAAACACCGAAGCCAAACTCGTCGAACTCTGcaagttgttaaaaagaaaGCTGAGCAGGATAACCAAACTGACCCTGGTTGGTAACAAGATTGAGACTCTAACGGCTAACACACTCGCCCACTGTCCCAATATCACAAAGACCTTGGATCTTTCCAAAGTTGGACAGAAAAAGTCTGATTGTCTTCAGTTTCTAAAGGAGCAGAGACAGATAACAACGTTTATCGCCGAGCATAACCACTACTCCTCCCTCCCGACCTGTGAAGATGAAGACCCCTTTAGGCAGCTTGAAGAGTTGAGGTACCGTTACAACAGAATCCTCTCTGTCAACTCTCACGCTTTCCATCACACACCAAATCTCAAAACACTCTGGCTCAACATAAATACCATCGCGTTTCTTCATCAAAAAGCTCTCAGCGGACTCCGGCAACTCTCTACTCTCCGTCTGGACAATAACCTCTTGAGCGATTTGTTCGCAGACACCTTTGAAGACCTCTTCAACCTCAACATCCTGAACCTCCGCAACAATCgaatttctgtcattttcaacaacacCTTCCGGAATCTCAAAAATCTGACTACTCTGGACCTCGGCGGCAACAAAATTACCCATTTTGAACCATCTGGTCTTTGTGGATTGGAACGTCTGTCCAAACTCTACCTTGATGGAAACAATCTACAAACAATAGACAGTTCCGCCTATCACATATTTCAAAACACACTCACTACTCTTGATTTACGACAAAACATGATTCATTTCGAGGAGGACGTGAACTTTTCTCCGTTTGTGAATCTAACAAAACTCGAGGACCTGAAGTTGGATGAGCAGAAGCCTTATGGCCTTCACATTTTACCCCGTACCTTGTTCCGGGGCCTATACTCCCTCAGGTCGCTGTATGTCAAAAACAACATGATCTCTTATCTTGCTGCTGATGTTTTCAGGGATCTGAAACACTTAAACTTCCTGTCACTGGACAACTGCTGTGTTGGCCCCACCCATTTGCCAGCAGGAATCTTTAAAGATCTGACAAACCTGACCATCCTGACTGTAGAAAACATGGGCATCCAGAACCTCTCTACTGAGGTTTTTGGGAACATTTCACAGCTAAAAAAGATTCAACTAAATCACAACGTAATGCAGACCTTTCCTGTCACTGTGCTGCAAAGTCTGACCAAGCTCCAGTACCTTGACATCCGCAACGTTCCTCTCAGCTGCACCTGTGAGAACAGCTTGTTGAGAAACTGGACCGTAAACAACCAGAAGGTCCAGATGATCTACCTGTACAGTCTGCCCTGCCCACATGATCCAAAAGTCAAATTCTTCAACTTTGACACCAGCGTTTGCAACATCGATCTTGGGCAGTACCTGTTCTTCTGCACGGCGCCGTGGATCTTTCTCTTCACAGTCTGGCCGTTGCTTTATGTTAAACTCTACTGGAAGATCAAGTACAGCTACTACGTGTTCCGCTCCTGGTTCAGTGAGCAGTGGCGCAGGCTCAGGGAGAAGGAAGAAAACTGCAAATACGATGCCTTCATTTCCTACAACTCCTCTGATGAGCTGTGGGTAATGAACGAGCTGCTGCCCAACCTTGAAGGAAATGGATCATCTTTTAAAATCTGCCTACACCACAGAGACTTTGAGCCGGGTCGTTACATCATCGACAACATCGTGTCTGCTGTGTACAGCAGCCGCAAAACCATTTGTGTGGTGAGCAGGAACTTCCTGAGCAGCGAATGGTGTTCTTTGGAGATTCAGCTGGCCAGCTACCGACTGTTCGATGAGCACCGGGACGTCCTCCTGCTTGTGCTCCTAGAGCCAATCTCAGAGAGGCAGCTGTCGTCTTATCACCGAATGAGGAAAGTAATGTTGAAAAAGACTTATCTGCAATGGCCTGGCTCTGAGTGCACCAACCCCCCGCAGGCACAGGGCCTGTTCTGGAGTCAGCTGCGCAGGGCGATAGGAACGACCAGCAGAATTGAAACTGAAGAAAAGGGGACACGTGTGGCTAATAAAGAGGACGCTGACGCATCAGACAATCATGTGTGA
- the cxcr3.2 gene encoding C-X-C chemokine receptor type 3-2 gives MCGTDGLKIKDVSVTCRCRAAVTASVSAESSTSPINMEEMTLSTDYLHDYVGYGDYEDYGDYGDYGDYGNATPSSDSSHMAPCPQQDIYSFAQKFSPAVYGLLFLLAVVGNVLVLCVIRRYRSSQRGRGGGFSLTDTFLLHLAVSDLLLAFTLPLFAVQWAHQWVFGSTMCKISGALFSLNRYSGILFLACISFDRYLAIVHAVSSGWKRSTCHAQAACALIWAGCLVLSGVDIAFKQVVDPAALGHHQGLLCQVWIPRNAIHWQVTLQMISVVLGFGLPVFIMLYCYIRIFRSLCTASRRQKRKSLHLIISIVSVFVLCWAPYNGFQLADSLQLFGVVDGGCLYGRVLDIGILVTESLGLSHCALNPLLYGFVGVKFRRELAKMCKELLGRRGVLGQEEWRERRLRKTTSSFSSPEMDTSHSVMV, from the exons ATGTGCGGCACCGATGGACTCAAAATAAAGGATGTTAGTGTAACGTGTAGATGCCGTGCTGCCGTGACTGCGAGCGTTTCAGCTGAATCCTCCACATCTCCAATTAATATGGAGGAAATGACACTGAGCACAGATTACTTG CACGACTATGTGGGCTATGGGGACTATGAGGACTATGGGGACTATGGGGACTATGGGGACTACGGGAACGCCACTCCGTCCTCTGACTCCAGCCACATGGCGCCCTGCCCCCAACAGGACATCTACAGCTTTGCGCAGAAGTTCTCCCCAGCCGTTTACGGTCTGCTCTTCCTGCTGGCCGTCGTGGGCAACGTGCTGGTGCTGTGTGTGATCCGACGCTACCGGAGCTCTCAGCGAGGACGGGGAGGTGGCTTCTCCCTGACCgacaccttcctcctccacctggccGTCTCTGACCTGCTGCTGGCCTTCACGCTGCCCCTGTTTGCCGTGCAGTGGGCCCATCAGTGGGTCTTTGGTTCGACGATGTGCAAGATCTCTGGCGCTCTCTTCTCGCTGAACCGCTACAGCGGCATCCTCTTCCTGGCTTGCATTAGCTTCGACCGATACCTGGCCATCGTTCACGCCGTCAGCTCGGGGTGGAAGCGCAGCACCTGTCACGCCCAGGCGGCATGTGCGCTCATCTGGGCTGGGTGCCTGGTCTTGAGTGGCGTGGACATTGCTTTCAAGCAGGTGGTGGACCCAGCCGCCCTGGGCCATCATCAGGGGCTGCTCTGCCAGGTGTGGATCCCTAGGAACGCCATTCACTGGCAGGTGACCCTGCAAATGATCAGTGTGGTTCTGGGGTTTGGATTACCCGTGTTCATCATGCTCTACTGCTACATCCGCATCTTCAGATCTCTCTGCACTGCCAGCCGCCGCCAGAAGCGCAAGTCCCTCCACCTCATCATCTCGATAGTGTCGGTGTTTGTCCTGTGCTGGGCGCCGTACAACGGCTTCCAGCTGGCGGACAGCCTCCAGCTGTTCGGTGTGGTGGACGGGGGCTGCCTGTACGGCCGCGTGTTGGACATCGGTATTCTGGTGACGGAGAGTCTGGGGCTGTCACACTGCGCCCTCAACCCGCTTCTTTACGGCTTCGTGGGGGTGAAGTTCAGAAGAGAGCTGGCCAAAATGTGTAAGGAGCTGCTGGGGAGGAGAGGTGTGCTGGggcaggaggagtggagggagcggaggctgaggaagacaaccagctctttctcctctccagaAATGGACACGTCTCACTCAGTCATGGTGTGA
- the tlr21 gene encoding toll-like receptor 21 isoform X2, which produces MFLFYSQGLFYRWNKKLTGGKCHKKYAVDTGYSLILNIGGFLFSIFKQAAKALSNTSCGRRRNKMWSLSFPLLSVTVLLCATRLVGGYSFHNCIEFSKGKTFKCIHRNQYILGDIIKDLPHSTLDLTIAVNPVSHIPDRSFIHLRNLQQLRLDHNHLGVIDQFAFQGLHQLKSLNLSFNYIPELSTSVFDDLHNLTFLSLTNNSLKRLPHGIFSHLFNLNTLIIKQNYLTNFSEIAMAVSSLKNLTLLDLCFNRLTSLSHSNVSLPESLNRLYLCRNNLSTLGCEPSFLGSIEILDLSYNSELPTKALEGVNLRRINYLRLRSTKVNIVEFIQNSDIHAGHVDFTSTHLNTEAKLVELCKLLKRKLSRITKLTLVGNKIETLTANTLAHCPNITKTLDLSKVGQKKSDCLQFLKEQRQITTFIAEHNHYSSLPTCEDEDPFRQLEELRYRYNRILSVNSHAFHHTPNLKTLWLNINTIAFLHQKALSGLRQLSTLRLDNNLLSDLFADTFEDLFNLNILNLRNNRISVIFNNTFRNLKNLTTLDLGGNKITHFEPSGLCGLERLSKLYLDGNNLQTIDSSAYHIFQNTLTTLDLRQNMIHFEEDVNFSPFVNLTKLEDLKLDEQKPYGLHILPRTLFRGLYSLRSLYVKNNMISYLAADVFRDLKHLNFLSLDNCCVGPTHLPAGIFKDLTNLTILTVENMGIQNLSTEVFGNISQLKKIQLNHNVMQTFPVTVLQSLTKLQYLDIRNVPLSCTCENSLLRNWTVNNQKVQMIYLYSLPCPHDPKVKFFNFDTSVCNIDLGQYLFFCTAPWIFLFTVWPLLYVKLYWKIKYSYYVFRSWFSEQWRRLREKEENCKYDAFISYNSSDELWVMNELLPNLEGNGSSFKICLHHRDFEPGRYIIDNIVSAVYSSRKTICVVSRNFLSSEWCSLEIQLASYRLFDEHRDVLLLVLLEPISERQLSSYHRMRKVMLKKTYLQWPGSECTNPPQAQGLFWSQLRRAIGTTSRIETEEKGTRVANKEDADASDNHSSS; this is translated from the exons atgtTCCTCTTTTACAGTCAGGGTTTATTTTATCGCTGGAACAAGAAGCTCACTGGAGGGAAATGTCACAAGAAATACGCCGTTGACACAG GTTACAGTCTCATACTGAACATTGGTGGATTTCTCTTTTCCATCTTTAAACAAGCAGCAAAAGCGTTGAGCAATACTTCCTGTGGACGACGTCGGAACAAAATGTGGAGTCTTAGTTTCCCGCTGTTGTCAGTCACAGTTCTTCTTTGTGCTACGCGGCTCGTCGGCGGCTACAGCTTCCACAACTGCATCGAATTTTCAAAAGGAAAGACGTTCAAATGCATCCATCGAAACCAATATATCCTTGGTGACATCATAAAAGACCTGCCTCACTCTACCCTCGACTTGACCATCGCCGTTAACCCCGTGTCGCACATTCCTGACAGGAGCTTCATTCATCTGCGGAACCTTCAACAACTCAGACTGGATCACAACCACCTGGGGGTCATCGATCAGTTTGCTTTCCAGGGGCTGCATCAACTCAAGTCTctaaatctgtccttcaactacATCCCAGAGCTCAGCACGTCTGTGTTCGACGACCTGCACAACTTAACCTTCCTGTCTTTGACAAACAACAGTTTAAAGCGTCTCCCTCACGGAATATTCAGTCATCTCTTTAATCTTAATACTTTAATCATAAAACAAAACTACCTAACAAACTTTTCTGAAATCGCCATGGCTGTGTCCTCTCTGAAGAATCTGACTTTGCTCGATCTCTGCTTTAACAGACTGACGTCACTCAGCCACTCGAACGTGTCTCTCCCCGAGTCTCTCAACAGGCTGTACTTATGCAGAAACAACCTCTCCACGCTGGGATGTGAGCCCAGCTTTCTTGGATCCATTGAGATCCTGGATTTGTCCTACAATTCTGAGCTGCCAACAAAAGCATTAGAAGGGGTGAATTTAAGAAGAATAAATTATCTGCGGTTGCGTTCCACGAAGGTCAACATAGTGGAGTTCATCCAAAACAGCGACATCCATGCGGGGCACGTTGATTTCACGAGCACACATCTAAACACCGAAGCCAAACTCGTCGAACTCTGcaagttgttaaaaagaaaGCTGAGCAGGATAACCAAACTGACCCTGGTTGGTAACAAGATTGAGACTCTAACGGCTAACACACTCGCCCACTGTCCCAATATCACAAAGACCTTGGATCTTTCCAAAGTTGGACAGAAAAAGTCTGATTGTCTTCAGTTTCTAAAGGAGCAGAGACAGATAACAACGTTTATCGCCGAGCATAACCACTACTCCTCCCTCCCGACCTGTGAAGATGAAGACCCCTTTAGGCAGCTTGAAGAGTTGAGGTACCGTTACAACAGAATCCTCTCTGTCAACTCTCACGCTTTCCATCACACACCAAATCTCAAAACACTCTGGCTCAACATAAATACCATCGCGTTTCTTCATCAAAAAGCTCTCAGCGGACTCCGGCAACTCTCTACTCTCCGTCTGGACAATAACCTCTTGAGCGATTTGTTCGCAGACACCTTTGAAGACCTCTTCAACCTCAACATCCTGAACCTCCGCAACAATCgaatttctgtcattttcaacaacacCTTCCGGAATCTCAAAAATCTGACTACTCTGGACCTCGGCGGCAACAAAATTACCCATTTTGAACCATCTGGTCTTTGTGGATTGGAACGTCTGTCCAAACTCTACCTTGATGGAAACAATCTACAAACAATAGACAGTTCCGCCTATCACATATTTCAAAACACACTCACTACTCTTGATTTACGACAAAACATGATTCATTTCGAGGAGGACGTGAACTTTTCTCCGTTTGTGAATCTAACAAAACTCGAGGACCTGAAGTTGGATGAGCAGAAGCCTTATGGCCTTCACATTTTACCCCGTACCTTGTTCCGGGGCCTATACTCCCTCAGGTCGCTGTATGTCAAAAACAACATGATCTCTTATCTTGCTGCTGATGTTTTCAGGGATCTGAAACACTTAAACTTCCTGTCACTGGACAACTGCTGTGTTGGCCCCACCCATTTGCCAGCAGGAATCTTTAAAGATCTGACAAACCTGACCATCCTGACTGTAGAAAACATGGGCATCCAGAACCTCTCTACTGAGGTTTTTGGGAACATTTCACAGCTAAAAAAGATTCAACTAAATCACAACGTAATGCAGACCTTTCCTGTCACTGTGCTGCAAAGTCTGACCAAGCTCCAGTACCTTGACATCCGCAACGTTCCTCTCAGCTGCACCTGTGAGAACAGCTTGTTGAGAAACTGGACCGTAAACAACCAGAAGGTCCAGATGATCTACCTGTACAGTCTGCCCTGCCCACATGATCCAAAAGTCAAATTCTTCAACTTTGACACCAGCGTTTGCAACATCGATCTTGGGCAGTACCTGTTCTTCTGCACGGCGCCGTGGATCTTTCTCTTCACAGTCTGGCCGTTGCTTTATGTTAAACTCTACTGGAAGATCAAGTACAGCTACTACGTGTTCCGCTCCTGGTTCAGTGAGCAGTGGCGCAGGCTCAGGGAGAAGGAAGAAAACTGCAAATACGATGCCTTCATTTCCTACAACTCCTCTGATGAGCTGTGGGTAATGAACGAGCTGCTGCCCAACCTTGAAGGAAATGGATCATCTTTTAAAATCTGCCTACACCACAGAGACTTTGAGCCGGGTCGTTACATCATCGACAACATCGTGTCTGCTGTGTACAGCAGCCGCAAAACCATTTGTGTGGTGAGCAGGAACTTCCTGAGCAGCGAATGGTGTTCTTTGGAGATTCAGCTGGCCAGCTACCGACTGTTCGATGAGCACCGGGACGTCCTCCTGCTTGTGCTCCTAGAGCCAATCTCAGAGAGGCAGCTGTCGTCTTATCACCGAATGAGGAAAGTAATGTTGAAAAAGACTTATCTGCAATGGCCTGGCTCTGAGTGCACCAACCCCCCGCAGGCACAGGGCCTGTTCTGGAGTCAGCTGCGCAGGGCGATAGGAACGACCAGCAGAATTGAAACTGAAGAAAAGGGGACACGTGTGGCTAATAAAGAGGACGCTGACGCATCAGACAATCAT